A region of Pontiella agarivorans DNA encodes the following proteins:
- a CDS encoding glutaminyl-peptide cyclotransferase: MNKWISGNFQTIALILIVCGMPVARGLAAEATYNILKTTDHDPTLFTQGFMVDGDELIESSGLYGQSRILRYKIATGKVIHSRDLPASVFAEGLHLLNDSVYLLTWREGCAYRLDAADFSIQQRFVLETEGWGLTHDGTHFIQSDGSNVLYFRNSSTFKVEKQRPVYNGMRRQNNLNELEYARGLIWANVYMTPTIVAISPNNGRVVFSLDLSALAARHNDGDIGHVLNGIAYDPQRDAFWITGKCWNKRYLIQINPPETAAPEK, encoded by the coding sequence ATGAACAAATGGATCTCCGGAAATTTTCAAACGATTGCGTTAATACTCATAGTCTGCGGAATGCCGGTTGCCCGGGGACTCGCTGCAGAAGCGACCTATAACATACTGAAAACCACGGATCATGATCCGACCCTTTTCACTCAGGGGTTCATGGTCGATGGCGACGAACTGATTGAAAGTTCGGGCCTTTATGGGCAATCCCGAATCCTGCGCTACAAAATTGCCACGGGAAAAGTGATCCATAGCCGGGACCTGCCTGCTTCTGTTTTTGCCGAAGGCCTCCACCTGCTGAACGATTCCGTTTATCTACTGACCTGGCGGGAAGGCTGCGCCTATCGACTGGATGCAGCAGACTTCAGCATTCAGCAGCGCTTTGTGCTCGAAACCGAAGGCTGGGGACTGACGCACGACGGTACGCACTTTATTCAGAGCGATGGATCCAACGTGCTGTATTTTCGCAACAGCTCAACCTTTAAGGTGGAAAAGCAACGGCCTGTTTACAACGGAATGCGGCGGCAGAATAATCTTAACGAACTGGAGTATGCCCGGGGACTGATCTGGGCGAATGTGTACATGACCCCCACCATTGTCGCCATTTCGCCGAACAACGGACGCGTGGTCTTTTCACTGGACCTGTCCGCCCTCGCCGCCCGGCACAACGATGGAGACATCGGCCACGTTCTCAACGGAATTGCCTACGATCCGCAGCGCGACGCCTTTTGGATCACCGGAAAATGCTGGAACAAACGCTACCTGATCCAAATCAATCCGCCCGAAACCGCAGCCCCGGAAAAATAA